Proteins from one Salmo salar unplaced genomic scaffold, Ssal_v3.1, whole genome shotgun sequence genomic window:
- the fabpl gene encoding fatty acid-binding protein, liver-type isoform X1, which yields MSFSGKYQMETHENFESFMEAIGLPDELIQEGKDIKSISEIEETGDHFKVTVTTGTKILTNSFTIGQETELESPTGEKSVVTREGNKLMAFLNGIEYVTELTDANTLVNTLTLPGISYKKTSKRM from the exons atgtctttctcagggaaataccAGATGGAGACACATGAGAACTTTGAGTCTTTCATGGAGGCTATTG GTCTCCCTGATGAGCTTATCCAGGAGGGCAAAGACATCAAGAGCATCTCTGAGATTGAGGAGACTGGAGACCACTTCAAGGTGACTGTCACCACGGGAACAAAGATCCTCACCAACTCCTTCACCATTGGCCAGGAGACGGAGCTCGAGTCGCCGACCGGGGAGAAG TCTGTGGTGACGAGGGAAGGTAACAAGCTGATGGCCTTCTTGAATGGGATCGAATATGTCACAGAACTTACAGACGCAAACACCCTCGTCAAC ACCTTGACTCTGCCTGGCATCTCATACAAGAAGACCAGCAAACGAATGTGA
- the fabpl gene encoding fatty acid-binding protein, liver-type (The RefSeq protein has 1 substitution compared to this genomic sequence), whose product MSFSGKYQMETHENFESFMEAIGLPDELIQEGKDIKSISEIEETGDHFKVTVTTGTKILTNSFTIGQETELEPPTGEKVNSVVTREGNKLMAFLNGIEYVTELTDANTLVNTLTLPGISYKKTSKRM is encoded by the exons atgtctttctcagggaaataccAGATGGAGACACATGAGAACTTTGAGTCTTTCATGGAGGCTATTG GTCTCCCTGATGAGCTTATCCAGGAGGGCAAAGACATCAAGAGCATCTCTGAGATTGAGGAGACTGGAGACCACTTCAAGGTGACTGTCACCACGGGAACAAAGATCCTCACCAACTCCTTCACCATTGGCCAGGAGACGGAGCTCGAGTCGCCGACCGGGGAGAAGGTCAAT TCTGTGGTGACGAGGGAAGGTAACAAGCTGATGGCCTTCTTGAATGGGATCGAATATGTCACAGAACTTACAGACGCAAACACCCTCGTCAAC ACCTTGACTCTGCCTGGCATCTCATACAAGAAGACCAGCAAACGAATGTGA